A region from the Capra hircus breed San Clemente chromosome X unlocalized genomic scaffold, ASM170441v1, whole genome shotgun sequence genome encodes:
- the SOWAHD gene encoding ankyrin repeat domain-containing protein SOWAHD, with the protein MAEPRGAAKPAPKASFAPTKLSPRSAPQPRPSRVDAGSLSRYRGNAAASREPPFLGALMPSGTGSARRRGARLELLGLQGAAPAGWLSEERLEEQSPGGPNGLGGSGLCLEPREHAWILAAAEGRFEALQELLEAEPGLLLRGDPITGYSVLHWLAKHGRHEELILVHDFAQRQGLRLDVSAPGSGGLTPLHLAALQGHDMVIKVLVGALGADPTRRDHSGHRACHYLRPDAPWSLRELSGAEDWERAGGRDGDPNNANNNSSSSSAAAWTLRHAPSAVGAQVVEKTARPAVAPAKGKDSVGSRVAQIQGFLRHMFPFFQDR; encoded by the coding sequence ATGGCCGAGCCCCGAGGGGCCGCCAAGCCGGCCCCCAAGGCCTCCTTCGCACCGACCAAGCTGAGCCCGCGGAGCGCCCCGCAGCCCCGCCCCTCGAGAGTGGACGCCGGCAGCCTGAGCAGGTACCGGGGCAACGCCGCCGCCTCCAGGGAGCCCCCTTTCCTTGGCGCGCTGATGCCCTCGGGAACAGGCTCGGCGCGCCGGCGGGGAGCGCGGCTGGAGCTGCTGGGGCTGCAGGGGGCGGCTCCCGCCGGGTGGTTGTCCGAGGAGCGCCTGGAGGAGCAGTCCCCGGGCGGGCCGAACGGACTGGGCGGTAGCGGGCTGTGCCTGGAGCCCCGGGAGCACGCGTGGATACTGGCGGCCGCCGAAGGCCGCTTTGAGGCACTGCAGGAGCTGCTGGAGGCCGAGCCGGGGCTACTGCTGCGGGGAGACCCGATCACGGGCTACTCGGTGCTGCACTGGCTGGCCAAGCACGGGCGCCACGAGGAACTCATCCTAGTGCACGACTTCGCCCAGCGCCAGGGGCTGCGGCTCGACGTGAGCGCCCCGGGTAGCGGCGGCCTCACGCCCCTACACCTGGCGGCCCTGCAGGGCCACGATATGGTCATCAAGGTGCTGGTGGGCGCCTTGGGAGCTGACCCCACGCGCCGCGACCACAGCGGCCACCGGGCCTGTCACTACCTGAGGCCCGACGCACCCTGGAGCCTGCGGGAGCTGTCGGGGGCCGAGGACTGGGAGAGGGCAGGCGGCCGAGATGGGGATCCTAACAACgccaacaacaacagcagcagcagcagcgccgcCGCGTGGACGCTGAGACACGCCCCGAGTGCAGTGGGCGCGCAGGTCGTGGAGAAGACGGCCAGACCGGCGGTGGCGCCAGCCAAGGGGAAAGACTCCGTGGGCAGCCGGGTGGCGCAAATTCAAGGCTTTCTCCGCCATATGTTCCCCTTCTTCCAGGACCGTTGA